One Methanobacterium sp. DNA window includes the following coding sequences:
- a CDS encoding DUF356 domain-containing protein: MALILVRADNQGKLLNALADIERHANLKIAGSPKIINPQIADRIAKGILKQDLRSKCEISTLVKVLEDTTKSIMHIKKIHPPAHVVVISDEYNEFEEIKKMYNKLPPLKGYYSHK, translated from the coding sequence ATGGCTTTAATTTTAGTACGTGCAGATAATCAAGGAAAGTTATTAAATGCCCTTGCAGATATAGAAAGGCATGCTAACTTAAAAATAGCAGGATCTCCAAAGATAATTAACCCTCAAATTGCTGATAGGATTGCTAAAGGAATTCTTAAACAAGATTTAAGATCTAAATGTGAAATATCAACTCTTGTAAAAGTTTTAGAAGATACTACAAAGAGTATAATGCACATAAAAAAAATACATCCTCCTGCACATGTAGTAGTAATAAGTGACGAATATAATGAATTTGAAGAAATAAAAAAAATGTATAATAAATTACCGCCTTTAAAGGGCTATTATTCACATAAATAA
- a CDS encoding proteasome-activating nucleotidase: MENMSKNIMKKTEDLKKEIKLLKDENSKTKRNLMWKVRKLEKDKVLVENEKMRLDREVKSLRGEIERFRSPPLVVATITEVLEDGKLVVKSSTGPHFVIGYSRLLDTKSLEPGSRVALNQQTFSIVNILPSEKDPVVTGMEVEEKPNVSYGQIGGLEEQVVEVKETVELPLKKPELFESIGIEPPKGVLLYGPPGTGKTLLAKAVAHETNATFIKIVASEFVRKYIGEGARLVRGVFELAKEKSPSIIFIDEIDAIAAKRLKSSTSGDREVQRTLMQLLAEMDGFEGRGNVGIVAATNRPDILDPALLRPGRFDRFIEVPIPNEDGRMEILKIHTKKMSLEENVDIQLVAALTEGASGADIKAVCTEAGMFAIREERSIVSMNDFMDAVDKIVGLENEEEIRREAGVMYG; encoded by the coding sequence ATGGAAAACATGTCCAAAAATATAATGAAAAAGACTGAAGATCTTAAAAAGGAAATTAAACTCCTAAAAGATGAAAATAGTAAAACCAAAAGAAACCTAATGTGGAAAGTAAGAAAGCTTGAAAAAGACAAGGTTTTAGTTGAAAATGAGAAAATGAGGCTCGACAGAGAAGTAAAATCTCTAAGAGGAGAAATTGAAAGATTTAGATCTCCTCCACTAGTAGTAGCTACCATAACAGAAGTTTTAGAAGATGGAAAGCTAGTAGTGAAAAGCAGCACAGGACCTCACTTTGTTATTGGATATTCACGTTTATTAGATACAAAATCACTTGAACCAGGTTCAAGGGTTGCATTAAACCAGCAAACATTTAGCATTGTAAATATACTGCCATCAGAAAAAGATCCTGTAGTAACTGGTATGGAAGTAGAAGAAAAACCAAATGTAAGTTACGGGCAAATTGGCGGACTTGAAGAACAAGTTGTCGAGGTAAAAGAAACTGTAGAACTACCTCTCAAAAAACCAGAATTATTTGAAAGTATTGGGATTGAACCACCAAAAGGAGTTTTATTATACGGTCCCCCTGGAACAGGTAAAACTCTCCTTGCAAAAGCAGTTGCACATGAAACCAATGCTACATTTATAAAGATTGTTGCATCAGAATTTGTAAGAAAATATATTGGAGAAGGTGCAAGACTTGTTAGAGGTGTTTTCGAGCTTGCAAAAGAAAAATCCCCAAGTATTATCTTTATTGATGAGATAGATGCTATTGCAGCAAAAAGACTTAAAAGTTCAACAAGCGGCGACCGTGAAGTTCAAAGAACTCTTATGCAGTTACTTGCAGAAATGGACGGATTTGAAGGCAGAGGAAATGTTGGAATTGTTGCAGCTACCAACAGACCAGATATATTAGACCCTGCACTTCTACGTCCCGGAAGATTTGACAGGTTCATAGAAGTTCCAATTCCAAATGAAGATGGAAGAATGGAAATCCTTAAGATCCACACTAAAAAGATGTCTTTAGAAGAAAATGTGGATATACAACTTGTTGCAGCACTTACAGAAGGTGCTTCTGGTGCCGATATCAAAGCTGTCTGTACAGAAGCAGGTATGTTTGCAATAAGAGAGGAAAGATCCATTGTTTCCATGAATGATTTCATGGACGCTGTCGATAAAATTGTAGGACTTGAAAATGAAGAGGAAATTAGAAGAGAAGCCGGAGTAATGTACGGGTAA
- a CDS encoding TIGR00270 family protein — protein sequence MRCEICGKKIIGEPIKTKIESSIMSTCNECAKFGKVQREPPKPRRQKPFKRSPRIREPVEEVIEEYNIIIREAREKKGWSRENLAEKIYEKASVINRIETGKMVPDIRLAKKLERLLNIKLIEKSEDIKLDDLGHSSGRGATIGDIARIKRN from the coding sequence ATGAGATGCGAGATATGTGGAAAGAAAATAATTGGAGAACCAATTAAAACAAAAATCGAAAGTTCTATTATGAGTACTTGTAATGAATGTGCTAAATTTGGGAAAGTTCAAAGAGAACCGCCAAAACCAAGAAGACAAAAACCATTTAAAAGAAGTCCCAGAATTAGAGAACCAGTAGAAGAAGTTATTGAAGAGTATAACATTATTATAAGAGAAGCAAGGGAGAAAAAGGGATGGTCTCGTGAGAATCTTGCCGAGAAAATATATGAAAAGGCTTCTGTGATAAATAGAATTGAAACTGGAAAAATGGTTCCTGATATTAGACTTGCAAAGAAATTAGAAAGACTTTTGAATATTAAACTTATCGAAAAGTCTGAAGATATTAAACTGGACGATCTGGGGCATTCATCTGGTAGAGGAGCTACTATTGGAGATATAGCTAGAATAAAAAGGAACTAA